The following is a genomic window from Zalophus californianus isolate mZalCal1 chromosome 10, mZalCal1.pri.v2, whole genome shotgun sequence.
tagTGCTgaatgatgacagatggtaactgcaCTTATATAgcttaatgtatagaattgttgaatcaatatgttgtatgcCTAAAACTCGTATGCCTGAAACTCATGCCAACTATacttataacttaaaaaaaaaaaaaaaaaaactctcttagGAGAACCACAGGTTACATCTCTTACACTTTACTCCTGCTGTTCAGATTGCATGCTATCATAATGGAGAGTGGACACTTTGTGGTATCCCAGGTTCTGTAACAGTGCCTAGAACAGGTGCTCAAGGTATGTTTGCTGAGTGGATTGATTTTATGAAAACAATGTACTGTGTGACATTATCTAAAGATGCtgaaatcttgggcgcctgggtggctcagttggttaagcgactgccttcggctcaggtcatggtcccaggctcctgggattgagtcctgcatcgggctccctgctcagcagggagtctgcttctccctctgaccctgccccctctcatgctctatctcattctctctctcaaaataaataaataaaatctttaaaaaaaaagaatatatctaaTAAGATAGgtgtaagattttttaaaaaaaataaagatgctgaaATCTTCATACTGCTCACGGgactgaaatttttatatttgttattccaTAGGAGATTGACGTCCTCCAATAATAGACCTCGAGAAGACAGCTGGTTAAAATCCTTATTTGTCCGGAAAGTTGATccaagaaaagatgctcactcTAATCTCCTAGCCAAAAAGGAAACAAGCAGTCTATACAAATTGCAGTGTGAGTGATAGGTTTGCTATCTTCATAGttgacttttttccctttgttcgtAAGTTTATCgttgaattttcttttgtttcagttCACAATGTTAAACCGGAATGCCTAGAAGCATACAACAAAATTTGGTGTGTATACCAAACTATCCTTTACTTGGGGAAAATTAACAATTTGAATATGTGTTGGTTCAACTAACACTTGATAGCAGAGTGAGATCTTTGATCCCTCTTCTTGAAGCTGAATGTTCAGAGGCTCTTAAGTTGAGCTCTGTGTGGGATTGCCAAAGGCATCTTGATTTTTAGGACTCCCATGGCTAACTCATCACGTAAGCTCTCAGACATTAAAATGTTCTAGACTCTTAAGGTTGGAAGGCACCTTGTAAGTCTGTCTAGTCCATCTGCTCATCCGTGCTTGAGTCCTTTCTGCAGACCTTCCTGACTGGTGTGTTTAAGTACATTCATACATTCCATCTCTGGATAGCTTTGCGTGTTAGGAATTAGAACTCACATCCCTGTGATCtctgttgtttccagttttaccTCTAAGTAAAATTGCCACATCAAAGTCCTGTATGTATTTGAATATAGCCACCATTTCTTCTCAAGTCTTCATTCACCAGGATTTAAGTCCCTTTGGCAGATTTTCATATGATAATGAGATCCATATGCTTTTACAGAATTTGTAAACTTTACGACCAAAGAGAAAAGTGTATTCGGTCTTAATTAAgctaacaaattatattttaacgaTCAGTTGTGAGCAAACATCATTAAGAAGCATTTTTTTACCTTTCATATCTGCTACTTTCATGAGAAAGCAAATGATTTTGTCATCAGAATCAGCATAATTATCAGATGCAAAAatcttgttgttttattttgggaGGTGATTTATGAAATATAACATTAGCATAGAGTTTCTTAATCACCTCAGCACagttctctttattaaaaaatgtccTAAAACAAAGCAGATGCTTATTTCTAAATCTTtgttcataaaatgaaatttcctgTCTGTGCTAATGTTTCCCTGGATTATCTTTCCTGTCCTGTTTGTATCACTTCATCGCCTGTCTCAGATTTTCATTTCCTATCTATTCATatttccatttggatgtcttcctccCCCTTCAAATTCAACGTGTAGAATCACCTGGCCCTTCCTGCTCCCACATGTGTCAGTCACCATGGTTTTATTTAACCTTTTCCTTAGTTCTTTGCATTTGGTTGCTAAGAGCTGTGCATTCCTCATTTGACTTGCATTTTGGTtctgtttcatttccttctccatctccctctcccagcctgtTGAGCCCCATTTCTGAGTAACCTCCTTGCTGACTGCCGTCCTGGCCTCAAGGTTGTACCCGTACGTTACCCCACACCCAGTCCGTTACGTATAAGTTTGTCAAAATGATCTCCCTGAAgttctcctttttccttcatcatgtttttttcttttctctgaaacttTCAGCAGCTCTCTGTTTTCAGTGCATCAAGACTTAACTCCTGCCTGGTTTTTAGGGGCCCCAGTGATGAGGTTCTGCCCAACCCAGCCAGTTCTGGGTACAAGGACTACCTGCCTTACAGCCTTCATTCATGTAAGGAAAGCCAGGGCTTCCAAGAGCAGCTTTGGAGTCCCCAACAAAGAAGATACGACTTTGTATTGGGGAATAACCTAGGCCTCACCGTCAGGCCCCAGCCCCTTTCTGGACCCCACATGGGTCATCCGTACAGATTTTCTTCTACATTGGCTCTCATTCAGGGTTGTTTATGTCATGACAAAAAAGgaaagccaggggcgcctgggtggctcagttggttgggcgactgctttcggctcgggtcgtgatcccggagtcctgggatcgagtcgatcgagtcccacatcgggctcccggctcagcggggagcctacttctccctctgaccctctcccctctcatgctgtttctctctctctctctctctctctctctctcaaataaataaataaataaaatcttttaaaaaagaaaaaaaaagccatttccaATAACTTCACATAATCCATCTTTCCCCACCCCTGATTTCCATCAGTCCCATGTTATTTCTAACATAAATCTTTTTTGACCTGTACAATGATCACACCATGTGTATGGCATTTCAAAAAATACACATGGTGTGGTCATTGttcaaggtcatgaaaatgtACAGGTTTTCATTTAGTTAGACATAAGAGCATTCTGAGCTTTTCCCTGTTAACTGCATATACACTCAGTTCTAGTGCCCCAGCCTCTGGTGGTGATCATGAACTTAATTTTCACTCAGTGTCAGCAGATAGTTCGATCAGGTTCCATTTCTGACCCTTGATATCCTTTTGCATTTATTGTTGAATCTGTATTGTActttttcattgtaatttttctATTCAAAAAGTGTGCAggttttagcttttattttgggATGGCACagttctgtctcttccttttgcCTTGCTCTGTACACTAGAATCTGTACCATAGGAAGGTTTCCCTGGAGCCAAGCTCTGGCACGTCTGTGAAATTAATACACGGCCATGACTGTCACAGTTCTGCCGCTAGTGCTGCACAATCTCTGGTAATGAACTTGGGGGTGTGCGACATGGGACTGTATGATCCTTCTCAAGTCCCGTCAGCTGGTTGACTTGAATAGAACCTAATTTAGGCTCCATGCTGAATCTTTAATTTGGGTCCCTCTGCCATGTTGATGCCCTTGGGGACTGTTAGAGCTGGGCTGCTTCCAGACTGTGTTGGGTTCTAgctctgtcttcttcttccttcctgcagCCAGCTTGTTCTCTGCCCCTGCCACCTCTGCCTGCTCATGCCACTTCTGTGGCCCCCTGTCTTAAACATCACTTCCTGctcttatttcttcttccatGCTCTTTTTCTACTCTTCCTGTTTCTCCCCTTTCCATTTTGGGAACGAGCAGAGCTTAGCTCTTAGAAACTTCACCATTCCcaggtacttcttttttttttttttcctgaaatagcAAACAGTAGACCCATGTAGTTCCTGGAATCCTGGGACCTTTggctcttctttatccatttttatcaCTATACTTGAGTTGTTTACTTTCTTCTAGGTAGTTGGGGTAACAGAAACCTAAGCCTCTGATAAGTGGGATATTAGAGTGCAGTAGAATTCAGCTAAAAGGTTAACTCTGCACGTATTTTTATCACAAATATTTCTGAGGTCAGTTGTCAGAAGAGAGTAGATGGCCTTTTTCCTATTGTTGATCATGTGTTGGACCTGGTATAATCTTGTCAGTTGTTTAATTAGTGTTGCTGTTTCTTCTCTTTAAGTCAAGAGGTGTTGCCAAAGATTCATGAAGATAAGCATTACCCCTGTACTTTGGTGGGGACTTGGAACACGTGGTATGGCGAGCAGGATCAAGCTGGTAGGAAGCAGAAGTCTTTGGAATAAACACTTGTTCCCTAAGCCTTTGCTGTTAACGACTTAAATAATATTCAATTTAATGCTTGTTTTTATAATCAAAGCTTTCCAAGTCTCAGTCTAGTTTTGTGGTTAAAGTAGTTTCTCCAGTAATtcaaaaactactttttttttgttgttttaacattTGAATCCATTATTGAAACTTTATGGTGTAACTCATATGCCAACACATGGCACATTACAATTTTGTATTAACATTATGTGTATTAGACTATTTTCAAGGTAGGAGTATCATGAAACtctaaatgtgtgtttttttttcaaaatatatttcagtccACCTCTGGAGGTATGAAGGAGGCTATCCAGCCCTCACAGAGGTCATGAGTAAACTCAAAGAAAATCAggtaatgattttgaaaaatgtttatttattcagaCTAATGATATAATAAATGATAGTACAGAATTAAATGACTCTTTTCTGTCCTTGTTTTTTTAACGGTAATAAACTTCTTTGTagtaaaagttttattatttggATTCTTGAAGCTGTATTGAAACATAATTAACCAGTTGTAATACTATTAACATAACAATTCTTATTGTAAAAGTCAGTTGTACTTTGAAACTGCTGAGCTGGTACTTTGATGCCAGTAAATCAGCATGGTAGACACAGTCCGCCCTGGATTACCTAAACGCATATCAGCTTCGGGAACCGCCAACCACATAGTCTCTCCCTGGGGCTGACTtccatctcctccccctcccttcagtAATAGGTGCAGGTCAGGGAAGAGAATTTTAACAGCCATATGTTATTAGGAAAGAAAACCTTTTGTGTAGATTCCCAGTCCAAATATAAGTGGCTTTTGGACCATCTGGTATTTTGTAGTCTCTATGTCACTTCTATTAAAATGTTGTCAGACACCATTAGGAGAACTTAAAAATGTAGGAAATTAAATTTGCTTACATTGTTACTAAAATAATTAGGATGGCCATGAAGTTTGTCATCTAAATCtggacacttttgagagtgaaagtgAGTGCTTATAGTTATTATGTTGGTTCAACAAAATGTAAACCAGGGCTGTCTCGGGCCACCTGGGACCCTTTTTTATGATAGTATTCTATTATAGGAGGAACATAAATGATACTAAAATGggtttatatgtaaatattagcAGATATCAtgagcacttttttttccccctctaaggAATTTGTGGAATTCCGCAAGGCAAGAAGCAACATGCTTCTCTCTAGGAGGAATCAGCTGCTGTTGGAGTTCAGTTTCTGGAATGAGCCTATCCCACGGTCAGGACCTAATATATATGAACTCAGATCTTACCAGCTCCGAGTAAGTACTGAAATATGGGATAATGGCCCTCTCATTCTTCTGTGAGGAGGCGTAAGCACCCCTTAGTGCCAGCAACAAAAGttgagtttacattttttttttttaaagattttatttatttatttgagagagagaatgagagacagagagcacgagagggaagagggtcagagggagaagcagactccctgctgagcagggagcccgatgcgggactcgatcccgagactccaggatcatgacctgagccgaaggcagtcgcttaaccaactgagccacccaggcgccctgagtttaCATTTTGTGATGTGTGTTTGGCATAATATTTTAAtcggtttgttttcttttctgtccagtccctctcttctttcctttttttttttatcttcttcgctctcattccttctcttctgctaagctcttttgttttttataatcttccatataatgtttattatttgacATTTTCCATGTAGCATTGCTGTTTTTAAGAGGAGAGACCTAACATGCAGGACTAGCTGTAACATGTGGCATTTGCTGTAATTGAACTAGAGCAACTAATAAATGTGAGACTGCGGAATAAATTACACGGCACTGTAAGAGTCAAAGGGAATAATATTTTGTAAGACTTTCATGTTTCCCCACTAAGTGACTACTAGAAAGAAAGCCCCAGATAGCAACATAACAACATTATTAAAAGGAGTACATTGCAGCAGTAGTTCTTAGTAGTCTAAGATTCACCATTATATGGGAAAAAATAGGGATTcagttaaattgaattttttaaaaacttcacgATAAAGTCTGAATGGATACCAACAATTTAATCATAAGTTCAGTACGTCTGGAGGATGGGCCTAACTATGGTTTTGATAACCATAATTGGATGACTTACTGTAAATATTGCCTTCTTATATGAATTAGAGTAGAATATTACTCCCACTATGGGATAGAAATGAGCATggtaaataatattaatttgtttccttttttatttgttacACTTCccattattaaaagtaatttttaagttagttttgtcatttgatatttttatactatttCCAAATTTCTTCACAGAAGAACTAACAAACCAAAATCCAAATCTCTTTTCAGCCAGGAACTATGATTGAATGGGGCAATTACTGGTGAGTATATTCCCAAATGATGAGTTTGCAATCTTATTAATAGATTATTTTAGGTCATAGTGttaattctagaaataaaatctggGGATAAAGCTATGACTTGATACTAGACTGCTTTATTTGATGTTTCTATTATCAAATTTTTTGAACATACACAAAACTAGAGAGAATAATACTGTGGATCTCTCCACCTTCCATACCCACTACTTAGCTTCAGACATTACCAGCACATGGCCAACCTTGCTTAGGTCTAACTCTCCCAACCCAGATTATTTGAAGGTAAATCCTGAATAATATGtcattaaattgaattttttaagaatttcacaataaaataatacgtcatttcatccataaatattttatatatatatatgagaggtaaggattctgggtttttttaaaataaaaccccaaTGTTGTATTAGGTTATTTCATATTCTTCTTGGATATTACCTTTTTTGGAATGTTGggggcttttttgttgttattgtttttttaagattttatttatttatttgacagagacacagtgagagagggaacacaagcagggggagtgggagagagagaagcaggctccccacggagcagggagcccgatgcggggctcaatcccaggaccctgggatcatgacctgagccgaaggcagacgcttaatgactgagccacccaggcgcccctgagtgtTGTTTTTGTCATATAAACAGCACCACAGTGACACagttgcttgtttttttcttcatttaagtaGCAAAGTACCAATTTTTCCCCAGACTGATCTATAAATTCACCACAATCCCAGTCAAAACCCCAGAAGGCttcagaaatgcaaaggacccaAAAGAGCTAAAAccaccttgaaaaagaagaacaaagttgaaggactcacacttctcaatttcaaaactgactacaaagctagagtaatcaagacagtgtggtactgcaTAAGAACAggcatacagatcaatggaacagaagtgCAAGTCCAGAAATAAGCTCACATATATGAGCCATTAGTTTTCAATCCATGCACCAAGTCAATTCAATGGGGACAGACAGTCTTTTCAGCAAAGGTGCTGAAACAACTAGGGATCTTTGCAAAAGGATGAATTTAGACCTCTACCttacatatataccaaaattaGCCATAACagagcttttagaagaaaacataggagagaaTCTTTGTGACCTAGGGCtaagcaaagagttcttagataaAACACGAAAACCACAGCCCacgaaagaaaatgataaattacggtttatcaaaattaaaaacttttataattcaaagggcatcatttatttttatttttttaaaggttggataattttttttttaaagattttatttatttgtttatttgagagagagagagaaacagcacgagaggggatagggtcagagggagaagcaggctccccactgagccgggagcccgatgtgggactcgatcccaggagtctgggatcatgacctgagccgccacccaggcaccctcaaagggcatcattttaaaataaaaggcaaataagtcatagactgggagaaaattttacaaatcatatctgataaaggacttgtatccagcatgtattaaaaaatcctacaactcaataataagaagacaaataacccagttaaaaaatggacataaCACATGTTGGGGAGGTTGTGAATAAGTTGGggccctcatacattgctggtgagaatgtaaaatggtgcagccacttgggaaaacaggcagttactcaaaatgttaaacatggaattaccatatggCCCAGCAGTTCTATTCcaaggtatatacccaagagaatgaaAGCATGCATCCATCATATAAACTCATATACAATGATcataacatttttcataataaccaaatagtggaaacaacctaaatgcccatcagcagaggaaagaataaatgagttgtGGTATATCGACATAATGGAATACTctccagcaataaaaaggagtgaacTACTGATATGTGcaacaaatatttgctatgtGCAAGAGTCCAAAGGAGCACATAgtctatgattccatttgtacGAGATGTCCAGAAAAGTCTAATCTATAGAGACAGGAAGGTGAGTGgtttcctggggctgggggtggcaaCAGAAAAGGATTATAGGTGGCACAAGGAATCTTAGCATAATTGGATTGATGATTGCACAAGTCtgtaaatttacttaaaaaaaaagttctgtgcaTCTAattgaattttatggtatataaaatatacctCAGTGAAGCTGCTAATGACACACCTCACTAAAGAGAATTTATACCATGAATCCAAGGATAattcaaaatgaggaaattgatcAGTATAACACAGTCAAGTGTGTAACCGGTGTCTGGCCTCTGCACCCCAGCACGTTGCCTCCATGCCTCTGTTAGAGTGCTTGTCACCCCAGGGGAGGCCCCACTTTCCAGTTCTGCGACTCTGTCTACAAGGCCTGGCACATCCTGGGTGGTTGGTAAACACTGAATGGATGGTGGAAACTGGTAGTTACATATGAAGAAAAGGTCAATTGCCAAACCTGTGAACAACCTATGTGTCTGAGGGAAATGGACTATAGTATATTCGTGCAGTAGAATCTTAACACGGTGGTGAAAGTAAAAcacggggggcgcctgggtggctcagtcattaagcgtctgccttcggctcaggtcaggatccgagggtcctgggatcgagccctgcattgggctccctgctcggcgggaagcctgcttctccctctcccactccccctgcttgcgttccctctcgctgtctctctctctcaaataataaataaaatcttcaaaaaaaataaaaataaaacagatcgGGTCACGGATAAATATTGAAAACACCAAGATGAGGAGAAAGCTAGTTAGAGAATATGTACAACACGATGtcttttaagtaaattttaaaatgatataacgAGAGTTTATAAACAAGTTTTctataaaaagatataattattGTTCATGGATACGTACACAtgaagtagaaatagaaaaccatGGACAGGAAGACTTGTCTTCAAAAGAGAGGTAACTGCTTCCACAAAGTGGTGACTcatggggatggggggaggggatgaagaTGAGGAATGCAAAGGGAGCTTCAACCGTTTCTGTGGTGGTCATTGCTTTTTGAAAAGatctgaaatataagaaaatgtattgatgtggtttttttaatatttattcatgagagacagaaagagaggggcagaggcagagggagaagcaggctccccactgagcagggagccccgatgcgggactcgatcccaggacgctgggatcatgacctgagccgaaggcagatgcttaaccatctgagccacccaggcatccaagtcctgatgttttaaaaatctaggtGGCCAGAGTGTTTTAATGGGCACaaattaacaatataaaaatcatcTTAATACATGTTCAGAAGGCATTTGATAAGATTCAataccagttttattttattcatgacaCGAATTTCTAATAAGAAGCACtttaaaaattaggaatagagaatatttttttaaattttttttaaagattttatttatttatttgagagagagagagcgttgggtcagagagagaagcagactccccgctgagcagggagcctgatgcgggactcgatcccgggactccaggatcatgacctgagccgaaggcagtcgcttaaccaactgagccacccaggcgcccaagaatagagaatattttatttaaatcacgggttggcaaacttttctgtaaagcaccagttagtaaatattttaggctttgtggaccattCTGTGTCTAAAACAATTAACTTTGCTGTtttagtgtgaaagcagccaagAATGATTTGTAAATGGATGAGCATGGTTGTGTTCCAACAAACCTTTATTTATGGATGCTGAAATTTGAATGTCATgattttcatgtgtcatgaaatattcttttttttttttttttaagatctctttatttattcattcgagacacacacagagagagagagaatgagcggggggagaagcacagggagggggaggagcagactgcccgctgagcagggagcccgacacagggcttgatcccaggaccctgggatcatgacccgagccgaaggcagacacccaaccatctgagccacccaggcggccctgaaatatttttcttttgatgagatTTTTTCCAAGCATTTAAAAAGGTAGAAATCATTCTTAGGTTCTGGGCCATGAAAACAAGCTACAGAAGGTGGGATTTAGTCTGAGGGTCTGTTTTGCGAGCCCTGATCTATAAATGATAaaactttccatttcttccatcttCCATCACATTAAACTTAATGGTGAAATGCAAGAAGCATACTCATTAGCATTATCACAAAACACCAACTTTTACAATcataattttatatagtttttgaaaatcctattgtgagaaaaaaaacaaatagaagttaTAATAATGTAAAGCC
Proteins encoded in this region:
- the NIPSNAP2 gene encoding protein NipSnap homolog 2, which translates into the protein MAARVLHARGAASAGGVLRRAAPCSLQPALRRLTSSNNRPREDSWLKSLFVRKVDPRKDAHSNLLAKKETSSLYKLQFHNVKPECLEAYNKICQEVLPKIHEDKHYPCTLVGTWNTWYGEQDQAVHLWRYEGGYPALTEVMSKLKENQEFVEFRKARSNMLLSRRNQLLLEFSFWNEPIPRSGPNIYELRSYQLRPGTMIEWGNYWARAIRFRQDGNEAVGGFFSQIGQLYMVHHLWAYKDLQTREDIRNAAWHKHGWEELVYYTVPLIQEMESRIMIPLKTSPLQ